The following is a genomic window from Lactococcus carnosus.
CTGAGATATGCGTTGTAAGCCCACTCAGTTTTTCTTCTAATTTATACCTAAATAGAAAATAATAGAGCAGAGCACTCACCAGTAAAATAATATCAGCGGTATACTTGACGATCAGTCTACTTTTACCTTTAGTAAAAGTAGGCATTTTTTTATACAAAAAATCTAGGCAGATACAAGTCAAGATAAAAATAGCCTGTAAAATAAGCCAAATCAAAACAAATAGCAGTTTGGATGATGTCACGAGTGTCATCATCGGTGTGATAATTAGCATGATAAATTCATATAAGCTAATCATGATAGAGAATTTAAATATCAAAAAGCTCAATTGAATTTCATTTTCCTCAAAAGGTAATGATTTTGCAAAAAATAATGAAACTTTATCCAAAGCTACTGTATTTACAACAAATAGATAGAGAATGACACCGAAAAAAAACGCTGATGAACACGCACTAAAAAATGTCGTCATCTGACCTTTAACGATTACTGCCAAAGAAATATTTTGATTTACCATGCTTATTTTAGCTAATTCGACCATATTAAAATAGAAATAGGCAAAATATAAGATTAAAATCATGGTGCAGGTCATATAACGATTACGCTTTTTTTTGAAAAAAGGATGCTTGACAAGACTCCTAAAAGCATTGCTATAAAACAATTCAAGTAGTGTTAAAATACGCTTTGATGAGGCGTCTTTTATCATTCACTACCTCCATTTCTTTAATCGTTGTCTCTAAATTTATGATGTCATCGGCGTACTTTTCAAGTTTTCCATCGGACATCAAGAAAACATGTTCTGAAAAACGCTCAAGAATTGTTTTTGAATGCGTTACTAGCACAATTCCAGTATCCTTCGACATCTGTTTAAAAATTTCCTGTGTCAGCAAGGTTGTCTCAAAATCTAACCCACTAAAAATTTCATCTGCTAATAGATAATCTGTTTTTGCACCGATTGCTGCAATCAATTGTATCTTCTTTTTCATGCCGAATGAGTAAGTTTCAATGAGTGCATGGCTTTTTTCTGTCATACCATAGATGTCATATAGCGTATCGACTTGCCAACTGTCTGAACTAGCATACTGCTTTAAAACAAATGATACATACTCTCTGCCGGTCATAAACTCAGGTAGGTAAAAATCAGATGGCAAGTAAAATAATTTAGATTTATAGGCGTAACAACCAGATTCAAAGTTATCTATCAATATCGTTCCTGAAAATTTTTTCAAACCAACGATACAATCAAATAACGTTGATTTACCACTACCATTGACACCAACAATGATACTGACACTATTTTTAGCAAATGTCACATTGATACCCTTTAAAATTGGGTCATCATATCTTTTTTCAAGGTTTTTTATATTAATCATGTGATTTAAAAATAGAGAGAAAAAGATCTCTCCTCTCCCGCTTTTACCTTTTACAACTGATCGAGACAGAAATTAAATTTGGTATGCCAAATTTAAGGCTACCCGTAAAACTTCCGCCACGCCAAGTGCAATAGACACCATAACCGACTACTGCAACAAGAGACAGCAACGCTACTATCCAAAAAATCCATTCAACCGCAATCTGCTTTTGATATTTCTGATCTAGCATCTGAAAATAATGAGTCATCATTTGTTTTTCCTCCAAATTATAAACTAGAGGTTACTCTAGCTAAAGGGAATTCATGAGCATTAGCTCATTGCACTATCAGGCCGGATTTCATATCCCTATCTTATCTCATCCATATAACAAGGTGACTAAATTTAAATGCAACGTCTGACTAGTCAATCGTCGATATAAGATGCCAAGTAAACTAAGCTTAATTACTTCGATTTTAGCACTTAGTAAAGAGATAGCATGTTAGAATAAAATCCTATAACTTCATTCTAACATGCGTTTTTAAAATTTTTAGTCTAATTGCATAAACACAACACTTGATACTGAACTGTCATGTTTATGCAACAGTGAGTGAATCAAATAATTTTAATTATATAGTCAACGGATTAACTATGAGAGGAGATGCAGGTGGTCAAGCATTAATGACAAGATTCAGTATTTTTTCAAATCGCTCAGCTATACCTACTGCACCAAATTTTTTTAGCCTATCAATATCATCCTGAATGTCAATCAAAAGTTCAGGATTAATTTTTTGTTTATACCTTGAAACTTTTTTTAAAATATGAAGTGATATTTTCTCCTCCATGTCCCATTCTGTAATGAAATCATCTAATATTTCTTTAATTCTCTCCGCTCGCCTGTACCATCCTTTGCTAATTAAAAAAATATACAGATTAATAGCAGTTTTTTTGACACGATCACTATTCTGGAGAAAAAGAACAGATAATGTCTCACTGTCTAGCATATCTTGTCCCAAATCATAAACTTCCTCTTCATCCAGAAGTGCTAAACAACGGTTAAAGATACTAAGATCAAACATAGTCCACTGGGAAATCCTATTGAAATGTCTATTCAAAAAAGCTTTCTCTACTTTTGTTAACAGATTTTTTCCAGTCAGGTCTAGTATCACTGCTTTTGTCAAAATATTGAAGAATTTATCCATTTTTAACTTAGCATTTTCCTTCAGTAATTTTTTCAGTCCTACTATGTCTTTTGCTATCTCATAAGCCCTAATTTTTTTACCAAAAGCTTGATATTGATTTGGTTCCTCAGCCCACAGCGCAAAAAATTCATTTGGCGTCATATTAATCGCTTTAATCGCCAATAAAAATCGATCTGTTGTCAACATGCTCAAACCACTCTCAAACCGAGAAATTTGTGACTTAGAGAGATTATCATTTGATCTTGCAACATCTCCCAGGCTATAGCCTCGTTCCTCACGAATTCCTTTATAGTAATTACCAATTGTTTGTGATTGCGCTTCTTGTAACATCTTTCACCTCATCAATTTCACTTTAAAAATACAGTGGATGTAGCTAGATATAAAAGTTCAAATCAACTGCATCAGAAAAATCAATTCAGCATGATTTGGAATAGTCGGTAATCTTTAATCAGGTCCATGTTATAGTCTAGGCGCTAGCGGAAGTTTTGAAGTGCTAATTCTATAGTAATAAGATTTTAATTAGTATTTTAGTATACGTCAACTCATTATATATAACCTCTACAACCATAATCATCATGTTTGCCTATATAACACGACTAGTTAGTCATGCTTGCTAAGCGGCCTGTATGCTTCAGTTATGTACTAATTTGCATCATATTTCTTATTATATTTCATATAATGAATTAGTCGTATAATGTTATTATACATATATGTTATTTAATAGTCAACAAAAAAGAAAGCGCTCCATTTCCTGTTGTTTTGATGCTTGCTATTCTAAGTCATTTTTAGCACTTACCGATTCCAGTTATAGTAAAAGTTACAATAGAGCCAAAAAAAGAGGCTCTATCAAGAGCCCTTTTTTTAATCATGATGAAATCTCAAATACACGCTATTTCACCTATAAAATATGCTGTACCTGACGCATTTCAGTTAAACTTAACTGGCCTGGGGCACTCGTCGCATCAACAGCAGCAAAGGTCCAGCTGCTACCAAAGCTATCCCCAACCAGACGCGTTACTTTGCCAAGCTCTCCCATAGCCATGGTCACAACGATTTGATCTGGATGCATTTCAGAGAAAGTCAGTGTTTCTGACATCAATCTGAGCACGTCTTTTTTGTTTTGCGGCATACCAGCAAATTTGACAACTTTAGGGTGTCTAGCCTGCATCTTGCCTAAAATTTCTGCTAGATTTTCTGGAATTTGGTCAAAATCATGATAAGAAGCGATTGCGTTCTGGGGAATAGGAACCTCAGGAAATCGTAAAACTTCGATATCGATATAGGCAAACTCTGATGCAAATTTATCGATTAACCTTACATAGTCAGCATCAGAAAGAAACTGCTCATCTTTATCTTCTGTCCTAAATGTAAAAATAATGGGGTGATCAGGAAACTTGTCTTTAATTTTACTAGCTGCAAGATCTAGATCACTGATTGCTAAAAAATCTGCGCGCCACTCAATCAAATCGGCACCCTGATACTGATCAGAACTAAGTTGCTCAATTGCTTCCAAGCTCTTTGGCATGATTGGGACAACAATTTTCATAGTTACTTCATCTCCAACACAAAGACTTTCAAGTAATCAGACTGTGAATCTACTGAATTGACCGTAAAATCTGCCGGCAAACTAAATTCTTGGACAATCTCAAATCGTTGATTGCCAAAGCCTTTTTTAATTTCAGCTAAAAAATCTGCTCTGCTTAGTCTGGCATGATTAGTCGATGCGATAATTTTACCATGCTTGTTTAAAATGGGTAGGGCATCTGCTATTAATTGGTGATAGTCTTTAGCAACTGAAAATGTCATCTTTTTATTTCTAGCAAAGCTAGGTGGATCTAAAACGATCAAATCAAAGTGCAAGTTTTTTCTAGCCGCATACTTGAAATAATCAAATACGTCCATGACATGAAATTTGTGCGCATCTAATGGGATATTGTTGGCCTTAAAATGAGCTTCTGATAGCTCACGTGAGCGTTTTGCTAGGTCTACTGATACGGTTGACTTAGCGCCACCTATTGCGGCTGCCACAGAGAATGCTGCCGTGTAAGAAAACATATTTAACATGTCTTTTCCAGCAGCTAGTCCATCAATGAGCGCACCACGTACATCATGTTGATCTAAAAAGATCCCAGTCATCAACCCATCATTTAAGAAGACTTGATACCGTGTGCCATTTTCAAGGACTATAAATTTATCTGGCGCTGATTGGCCATAAATATGACTTGAAATCGGTAGCTTACTTTCAAAGCGAACTTTTTCATAAGCACCTAATATTTCAGGAAAAACCTGTTTAAATGCTGATATGATTTCTTTTCTCAAGGAATAAACAAAGGCATTATACCAATTAAAAAGCGCATATTCATCATATATGTCTATCGTGAAGCCACCAAAGTCATCTCCATCTTGATTAAAGACACGAAATGCGGTCGTTGCACTATCCTGGTAATACGGATAGCGTTTATGCTTAGCATCAGTCAAGAGGGCAACAAAATCTTTTGTTTTAATCGTCCAGCCAATCCCTTTGTTTTGACGTGAAAAGTAGGCTGATGTCAAGAATTGCTTCTCAAAATACAAATCAGCAAAGCCCTCAATATGTGTCTGTACAGGGAAGTCATGTGCATCTAGAACTGAGATCCCATCAGCTATTTTTTTTGCGGCAAATTTATTTATCGTTAGTTTAGTCATTAGTTAATATTATACACGAAAACAGATAAGAAAGCTATCTCATAAGGGGAAACAAGCGGACACCAAAAATGGGAACTGGATTAATCACCTCACCTTGGCATACCTTAAGTCGATAATTATGACAGCATCAGAAAATAAATGGGTCATTGTTTGCCAAAAAAGTGAAAATAGCGTAAAATGAAGAAAGATATTTTAGAGAAAATTTGTCATTATTATCAGTTGCGCCGAGTAACCAGGTGGTAATGACTATTAAAAGGAATAGATTAACTTGTTAAAAAAATTTTCAAACATTGTCTCGACGAGACTCGGATTTACTGCCTTTCTAGTCCTACTATTTTGGCTTAAATCCTTATTTGCCTACTTCTTCAAATTTGATTTAGACTTTGATAATTCATTTCAAATACTGCTAGCCTTCCTCAACCCCTTGGCAAGCACCCTTTTATTGCTTGGGCTTGCCTTATATGTCAAAAATACTAAGCTCTACTACAGTCTTTCGCTGGTGATTTATTTTATACTAACACTTTGGCTATTTTCAAATGCAACTTATTTCGGTGAGTTTACTGATTTTATAACCGTTAATACCATGCTGGCATCAAGTAAAGTGGCCGCAGGTTTAGGACAATCTGCACTTAACTTGTTCAATTTTACAGATTTATTCTTCGTAATCGATTTCCTAATCATTGGTCTCTTAATGTGGCGAAAGGTCATCCGTTTTGACCACCGTGCCTTTAGTAAGCGCGCTGGTTTTGCCATTACCTCACTTTCCATTCTTGCCTTTACAGTCAATCTTTTTATGGCCGAAATTGATCGACCAGAACTCTTAAGTCGTGGCTTTTCAAATACCTATGTTGTCCGCTATCTAGGACTTGTACCCTTTACTGTTTATGACGGGATTAATACCTATAAAACAAACCAAGTTCGTAAAGAAGCTAAGCCTACTGATGTGGCTGAAGTTCAAAAATATGTTAGTGACAACCACGCAAAACCAAATCCTGATACTTTTGGCATCGCTAAAGGTAAAAATGTGATCTATATTCACCTGGAAAGTTTCCAACAATTTTTGATCAATTATAAGCTAAAAGCCATTGATCCAACAACAAAACAAGAAAAAGAATATGAAGTGACACCTTTTCTAAATTCCTTGTTTGGCTCAAAAGAGACTTTTGCTTTTGATAATTTCTTCCATCAAGTTAAAGCGGGTAAAACCTCAGATGCTGAAACATTAATGGAGAATTCATTTTTCGGACTCACACAGGGCTCATTTTTCGTTAGTAACGGTGGTAAAAACACCTTCCAATCAGCTCCAGATATTCTGTCACAAGTAGGTGGCTATACATCTGCTGTTTTCCATGGCAATGTGGGCTCATTCTGGAATCGAAATGAAACTTATAAACGATTAGGCTATAACTACTTTTTTGATCAAACGTATTTCAACGTTGATAAGTCAAACTCATTCCAGTATGGCTTACACGATAAATTCTTATTCGGTGATTCTATTGAATATTTAGAACACCTACAACAACCTTTCTACACCAAGTTCATTACAGTATCTAACCACTATCCATACGTTAAATTTGCTGGTGATGAAGGTGGCTTCCCACTCGCAACGACTAGTGATGATACCATAAATGGTTATTTTGCAACTGCTAACTATCTAGACACAGCAGTCAAAGAATTCTTCGACTATCTGAAAGCATCAGATGTCTATAAAAACTCAGTCATTGTCCTTTATGGTGACCACTATGGCATTTCTAATTCTAGAAATCCTCAGTTGGCAGAGTTATTAGGTAAAAACAAAGAGACTTGGTCAAGCTATGATGATGCCATGCTACAACGTGTACCTTATATGATTGTAGTACCTGGCATGGATAAAGGGCGTGTCGACCATACATTTGGTGGAGAAATAGATAACCTACCTACTCTCTTACATTTGTTAGGCATTGACAACAGCAAATACCCACAATTGGGGCAAGACTTACTCAGCCCAGATCATCGTAGTTTATTAGCCATGCGAAATACCGATAACTGGGTATCCTCGACCTTAACCAATTACTCTGGCCGTATTTATAAGACGGGTACTGGTGAAGAGATCACCAATCCTGATCCGGATACCAAAAAACAAATAGATGCAAATAATAAACAATCAGAATTGCAATTAAAGATTTCTGATGCCATTACTACAGGAGATTTACTCCGATTTTGGCCTAGTGATGGGTTGAAGCCCATCGATCCAAATGACTATAATTATACTAAGGGTCTCCAAAAAGCAAAAGTCATCGAGAAGAAATTAGGTGACGCGTCAACCTCTATCTTCTCCCAAAATGGTGATAAAACAACGAAAGATCTCTGGCAAACGCAAAGTTTCCAAGCACTGCACCCAGAACTCAACCTCAGTCAAGCAGGTACGTCTGGTAGCTCAGCTAAGAAATAATGTTTTAACCTCTATCTATCATATATAACTTATAAAAAATAGCCCTCATCATTCATGAGCGCTATTTTTTTATGCGTCTATTTATAGATTAACTAATCTTATTTGACATATGCCGCTGCCTGTGTACCTGCTTGACGACCAAAAATAATGATGTCCGCTACTGCATTACCACCAATTCGATTACTGCCATGAAGGCCACCTGTGACTTCACCAGCCGCATATAGTCCCTTGATGACTGTGCCATCTTTCTTCAAAACTTGTGTTTCAGTATTGATTTTCACGCCACCCATGGTATGATGAATACCTGGTGAAACTGCAATTGCATAGTAGGTGCCATCAATGTCGTTTGTCATACCAGTTGTTCTGCCGAATTCAGAATCTGTCTTAGTAGCAACAGTTGTTTGCCAGGTCTTAACTGTTTTCTCAAGCTCAGTTTTATCAATACCTGTTTTTTCTGCCAATTCTGCTAAGGTTTTAGCAGAAACGACCATGCCTTTTGACATATACTGGTCAATTGCTTTTACCGCTGTTTTTGTTTTATCACCAAATACGATGTAAGCTGACTTACCAGGTTGCATGAGTTCAGCAGCAGAAACCTTATCACGTGTGTTCATCTCATTAGTAAAGCGTTTACCTGCTTTATTCACTAAGATAGCCCCTTCACCACGAACCGCTTCTGTTACCAAATAGCCTGTTTTCTTAAAGACAGTTGGGTGGATTTGAATTTTATCTAGATCAACCGTATCACCACCTAATTTTTCAATCATCTTGATGCCATCGCCTGTTGAACCTGCCGCATTAGTAGAGACATAATCTTTGAGGTCAGGACGATATTTTTTTATCATCTCTTTATTAGCCCCAAAACCACCTGTTGTCACAATCACTGCTTTAGTAGTGATCGTTTTGGTATCAGTTTCATCAACTTTTACCTTAACGCCAGAAATTTTGCCATCTGTTTCAATTATTTTTGTGACATCACTATTAACAAATAGGGGAATGTCTCTACTTCTAATATTTTTTTCAAGACCTTTGACAAGGTACTGACCTACAGCAGAACCATCTGAAGGGCGATGTGTTCTAGAGACACTCATCCCACCTGTCGTCGTCAAATTATCAAGAACAATCTCATTTTTAGCTAGCCAATCGATGGCACTTGCTGAATGATCGACAAAGTAACGCAGTAGGGCTTGATCATTTGTGCCACCACCGCCTTTTAAGGTTTCATCAAAGAATTTTTGATTGTCATCAGCAACACCTTGTGTTTTTTCAACGGTTGTTTCTGATGCATTCATGCCTGCAGAAGATTTTGAGGTATTGCCACCTGCAACTGGCATTTTTTCCAAAATGACTGGATTCATCCCTGCATCTTTGGCTTCCATGGCAGCAGTCATCCCTGCGCCACCAGCACCAATGATGACAATATCATAGTCAGATTTCATATCAGCTGTTGGTGTATAACTATTTTTAGCAGATGCTGCTGCTTTTGCATCTGATTTACTTGCCTTAGGTTTTTCAGTCGTTTTCTTACCACCACATCCGACCAGTGCGACAACCGCCAGTAAAGTGAGTCCTCCCGTAACCACCTTTTGCCATTTTTTCATACCACATTCCTCATTCTTCATTATTTGTGATTTACATCACAAAACTATTATATCAGAAATAACATAAAAAAACGATAGCTATTTTTATTTTTTTAAAGCGCTACCAAGTTATCGTTTATCCCAATTTGTTAAAAACCTGCTTGACTAGCAAAAAACACAGCTATCTGATGTGATAGCTGTATTTTTCTAATTTATAACTGTCTCGCCATCAAAGTGTTGCACGAATGGCTTGTGTTGCTTTAACTAAATTTTCTAATGATGCTTTCACTTCTGTCACCCCACGTGTTTTAAGGCCACAGTCAGGATTAATCCAAAGTTTTTCTAAAGGCACTTTAGTCAATAGTTTATGAATGACGTTCTCGATTTCGTCAAGTGATGGAATCCGTGGGCTATGAATATCATAGACACCAGGTCCCGTTTGCGTTCTAAACCCATTTTCTTGTAGGGCATCAAGGATGGACAAATCACTCCTACTCGCTTCAAATGAGATAACATCCGCATCCATGGCATCGATCGCTGGAATGATGTCTGTGAACTCAGAATAGCACATGTGTGTGTGAATTTGCGTTGTTGGCGCAACTTTAGCATGTACCAAACGAAAGGCAGGAATTGCCCAATCTAGATACTGACTGTTCCAATCTGTCTGGCGTAGCGGTAATTTTTCTCTGAGCGCTGCTTCATCAATTTGAATAATCTTAATCCCGTTTTTCTCTAAATCAAGCACTTCTTCTTGAATCGCTAGAGCAATCTGGAGCGTCGACTCACTTAATGAAATATCTTCACGAGGAAACGACCAGTTTAAGATCGTCACAGGTCCTGTTAGCATGCCTTTGACTGGTTTATCAGTCAAACTTTGCGCATAAACTGAATCTGCAACTGAAAGTTGTTGGACTCTCGCGATATCCCCCCAGACAATCGGTGGTTTGACACAACGTGTCCCATAAGATTGTACCCAGGCATATTTAGTAAAGATGTAACCGGCTAGTTTCTCACCGAAATATTCTACCATGTCATTTCGTTCAAATTCGCCATGAACGAGCACATCAAAGCCGACAGTTTCTTGCCAGTCAATCCACTCTTTTGTTTTTGTCTTGTTAAAGTCATCATAGGCAGCTTTTGTGATATCGCCACGCTTAAAGTTCAAGCGATTTTTACGGACATCAGCTGTTTGTGGGAATGAACCGATCGTTGTTGTTGGTAGCGTTGGTAACTTAAATACCTCTTTTTGGATTGCTTCACGAGCTGCGAAGTCGGGCGTTCTACTATAGTCTGATGATGATAAGCTAGACACTTTTTCCTGTACAGTCAAATCGGCTTCAAATCTTTTCTCATCAAATAAAGCCTTATTTTCTGCTAAACTTCCTGTTTCGAGTTGGTAGAAAATAGCGTTTATATCCTTGATTTCTTGCAACTTTTCTTGCGCAAAGGCAAAATGACGTAAGATTTTTTCATCTAAGTCCGTCTCGGCACTTACCGTGTAAGGGACGTGTTGTAAACTACATGATGACGAGATAACAAGCTTATCTTTTGGTAACTTAGCTAGAATATCAAGCGTCTTTTGATAGTTATTCCGCCAAATATTTTTACCATTTACGACACCAGCAAACAACTTTTTATCAGTTGGAAACCCATGTGTTGCAATCAATTCAGCTGTCTTACGGCCTTCCACAAAATCAAGGCCAATCGCATCGACATCTAGCTTGACTAAGTCAGTATAAATATCACGGACGTCACCAAAGTAAGTTTGTAGTAGGACTTTAACTGATTTTTTTTGTGCAAGTAATGGCGTGTAGATTGCCTTGACTAACCCAATATCCTCAGCAGATAAGTCAAAGACAAGCGCTGGCTCATCTAATTGCAACCAGTCGATTTTTTCAGCCGTAAGTTGTGCAAATATCTCAGCATAGATTGCAACAACCTCATCTTGAATTGTAGCGATAGTCGATTGGCCTGTAAACTTAATCAGCTTTAAAAGCGTGTAGGGGCCGATTAAAACTGGTTTAGTCGTGATCCCTAGTGCCAAGGCTTCCTGATATTCTGAAAGTAGTTTGCTAAGATCAAGCTTTAAGACAGTCCCATCATCAAATTCTGGCACCATGTAATGATAATTTGTATTAAACCATTTTTTCATGGCTAATGCTTTGACATCTCCTGCCTCAGACTGATGACCACGTGCTGCTGCAAAGTATTTTTCGAGGGGTGAGATGGTAAGTGATTGATAACGCTCAGGAACAATATTTAGCGCAAAAGCAGTATCTAGTGTCGTATCATAAAATGAAAAATCATTTGATGGGATAAAATCAATACCAGCTGCAAATTGGGTTTGCCAATTTAATTGTCTTTGCGTTTTAGCAACAGTTTCTAGCTCTGACTCAGAAAGTTCCTTTTTAAAAAATTTTTCAATAGCAAATTTTAGTTCTCGTTTTGCGCCAATACGTGGATAGCCGATAAGTGATGTTGTCATAAATTGCCTCTTCATTTCTTTAGTAGTATGACATTATTCTATCATCTCTCGTTATAGTTGTAAAATATATAAAAACAGGTATTGGTTATAGCTTTAACGTATAACAAAAATCGCCGACCTAGGTCAAGCGATTCATGCCACGTAAACGATTAATTAATTCGGCTAGCCAAAATCCGGCTGCGATTGCCCCAATGATAATCACGAGTAATTCAAAATTAGCAACTGCATCATCCCGATTACCTGTCACCAAACTTCTGACTACTTGATAGGCTTGGCCGCCTGGTACTAAAGGAAAAATGCCTGGGATACTATAAATGAGCATCGGTACTTTTTGTGCCCGACTCATGGTCAAACTTAGCACACCAATCACATTAGTTGCAATAAATGACCCTAGCACAATCCGCCAATTTTTATCCATCATCTGCTGTGTGCAAAGTAAGACAAGTTCATAAGTCAGCCAAGCACTTGCGCCGACAATCCCTGCTCGATTCAGTGTTCGCCTGGGGATATTCAAAATAATACCAAAAGAAAGCGTCCCGATATAGGCAAGGATCATTTGGCTGAGTAACTGTAATAAAACAAGCATCCTAGGACTCCTTTAATCAATAAAAAAATGAGAGTAACACAATACCGAGTCCTACAGAAGCAGCTGTTAACAGCGCTTCTATTATCCGTCCTTGTCCAGATATAAAGTTACCAGCCATGATTTCTCTCACAGCATTGGTTAGTGCAACACCTGGTACAAAGGGCATAATGGCACCAATAATTACGATATCGGCATCAAAAGGATGCACCAGTAGTTTTG
Proteins encoded in this region:
- a CDS encoding threonine/serine exporter family protein → MLVLLQLLSQMILAYIGTLSFGIILNIPRRTLNRAGIVGASAWLTYELVLLCTQQMMDKNWRIVLGSFIATNVIGVLSLTMSRAQKVPMLIYSIPGIFPLVPGGQAYQVVRSLVTGNRDDAVANFELLVIIIGAIAAGFWLAELINRLRGMNRLT